Proteins encoded together in one Chryseobacterium sp. G0201 window:
- a CDS encoding DUF4230 domain-containing protein translates to MRNNRIILPFLAGVSIMLLLFFGLKSCLNLTGKTEKSDYYILTNQISKMNKMVVLEQDVSSMQKTKMGYEVFGSEVSSNSIITYTKTNAQVSYDLNKMKMEVDSINKKLIITELPNADIRITPSVEIQSLDDSFFNRISEKDIKNVTQKAKDAAMKSIDQNKLRNEGRQQLMENLNNIFVLAKALNYTIEDKTGQLGILGL, encoded by the coding sequence TTGAGAAATAATAGAATAATATTACCATTTTTAGCCGGAGTTTCCATCATGTTGCTTCTGTTCTTTGGTCTTAAATCTTGTTTAAATCTTACAGGAAAAACGGAAAAATCAGATTATTACATTCTGACAAACCAGATTTCTAAAATGAATAAAATGGTTGTATTGGAGCAAGATGTTTCTTCAATGCAAAAAACCAAAATGGGTTATGAGGTATTTGGTAGTGAAGTTTCGAGCAACAGCATTATAACTTATACAAAGACGAATGCGCAAGTTTCTTATGATCTGAACAAAATGAAAATGGAGGTTGATTCTATTAATAAAAAACTGATTATTACAGAATTACCTAATGCAGATATAAGAATCACGCCAAGTGTTGAAATACAGTCTCTTGACGACTCTTTTTTCAATAGAATTTCTGAGAAAGACATTAAAAATGTAACTCAAAAGGCAAAAGATGCTGCGATGAAATCTATTGATCAAAACAAGCTAAGAAACGAAGGACGTCAACAATTAATGGAAAATCTTAATAATATTTTCGTTTTGGCAAAGGCTTTGAATTATACTATAGAAGACAAAACAGGTCAGCTAGGTATTTTAGGACTTTAA
- a CDS encoding TlpA family protein disulfide reductase codes for MKKIITNVVTISCLVLATQQFSAQKVVVNREVETTKDGKMLLGTQTKEQFTKAPYAEWYVKEHDEYAIDQKAISELKKDKINSYSITVFMGTWCEDSHRDFPRLMKILEEVKYPESKLTIIAVNRKKESPSGEEGLYNIQKVPTIIVQKYGKEVGRIIEMPTTGYIERDLVDILKKDDKSVIKEIFKK; via the coding sequence ATGAAAAAAATAATCACAAATGTTGTTACCATTTCATGTTTGGTTTTGGCAACTCAACAGTTCAGCGCACAAAAAGTAGTGGTGAATCGTGAAGTTGAAACTACGAAAGATGGCAAAATGCTTCTGGGAACTCAAACAAAAGAGCAATTTACAAAAGCCCCTTACGCAGAATGGTATGTGAAAGAGCATGACGAATATGCAATTGATCAAAAAGCGATCAGTGAACTTAAAAAAGATAAAATAAATTCTTACAGTATCACTGTTTTCATGGGAACCTGGTGCGAAGACAGCCATAGAGACTTTCCAAGATTAATGAAAATTTTGGAAGAAGTGAAATATCCTGAAAGCAAATTAACTATTATTGCCGTAAACCGTAAAAAAGAATCGCCTTCAGGAGAAGAAGGGCTTTATAATATTCAGAAAGTTCCTACCATTATTGTTCAAAAATACGGCAAGGAAGTTGGAAGGATTATAGAAATGCCTACAACCGGTTATATTGAAAGAGACTTGGTTGATATCTTGAAAAAAGACGACAAATCTGTAATAAAAGAAATATTTAAAAAATAG
- a CDS encoding reprolysin-like metallopeptidase codes for MKKQLSMIGMLLITGISFAQTDRLWSEGSKKTNSEVFENKNFVTNPKVYSLDINGLKNVLAKAPKRLAAGEKSMIIISFPNSEGKMENFKVKENSNFDPLLAAKYPDIKSYVGEGLDDPNSTVYFSISQLGLSSMEIYGDKSAVFIEPYTKDLSTYVVYKKSDKKDDLNKFECTVIDVAQKGVINTSNLAARPNADDAKLRTFRLALSSTGEYTAYFGGTKANALAAMNNTMTRVNGVFEKDFAARMVLIANNDAVIYTNASTDPYSAASGMSSWNSQLQSTLTSVIGEANYDIGHLFGASGGGGNAGCIGCVCTNGSKGSGYTSPADAIPSGDNFDIDYVAHEMGHQFGGNHTFSHANEGTGVNMEPGSGSTIMGYAGITAQDIQPHSDAFFHAVSIQQITNNIKAKTCPVSTSTGNSIPTANAGLDYTIPKGTPFMLTGTGTDANGDSLTYVWEQMDNASSSQTGASSAASATKATGPTFRSWTPTTSPVRYFPRMASVLTGATTTAGSEITVEALSNVARSYNFRFTVRDNRAGGSGNNSDDAVMTVNGTAGPFSVSSQNSATTYTGGTSQTVTWNVAGTTANGVNAANVDILWSTNSGTTWTTLLAGTPNDGTQAVVIPNAATTTGRIMVKGSNHIFFDINNANITVNAGSGSGDVIAPTAPTLAASGTTSTSTNLSWSGATDAVGVTGYDVYQGVSLIGSTASTSYTATSLTPSTTYSFSVKAKDAAGNISVASNSVSVTTLAGSSVSYCSATSTNTADERIGNVKFGTINNTSTGTAGYENFTAVSTNVTRGSAYTVSVTPVWTSTVYSEAYAVYIDYNGDGDFTDSGELAWSKTGSTTTPVTGSITIPATATVGTTRMRVMMQYNSVPTSSCGSYTYGQVEDYTLNIVSSGRGDLLDTKDLMTDIKLYPNPVRDILNVSNTASEDYKIFDMGGKLINSGKLQRGSVNVSSLVKGAYMIQIGEISKRFIKN; via the coding sequence GCTGGTGAAAAATCCATGATCATTATTTCTTTCCCGAATTCAGAAGGGAAAATGGAAAACTTTAAGGTAAAAGAAAATTCAAACTTTGATCCTCTATTAGCTGCAAAGTATCCTGATATCAAATCTTACGTTGGCGAAGGTCTTGATGATCCAAATTCTACAGTTTATTTCAGTATTTCTCAATTAGGATTATCTTCCATGGAAATTTATGGAGATAAATCTGCCGTTTTCATTGAGCCTTACACAAAAGATCTTTCTACTTATGTTGTTTACAAAAAATCAGATAAGAAAGATGATCTTAATAAATTTGAATGTACGGTAATTGACGTTGCTCAAAAAGGTGTTATCAATACAAGTAATCTTGCAGCAAGACCCAACGCTGATGATGCTAAATTAAGAACATTCAGATTAGCACTTTCAAGCACAGGAGAATACACAGCTTATTTCGGCGGGACAAAAGCAAACGCCTTAGCCGCAATGAACAACACAATGACTCGTGTAAACGGAGTTTTTGAAAAAGATTTTGCAGCAAGAATGGTTCTTATCGCTAATAATGATGCGGTAATTTACACCAACGCTTCTACAGATCCCTACTCTGCTGCTTCAGGAATGAGCAGCTGGAATTCTCAGCTTCAGTCAACTTTAACTTCTGTAATTGGTGAAGCAAATTACGACATCGGTCACTTATTCGGAGCTTCCGGAGGTGGCGGAAATGCAGGTTGCATCGGTTGTGTTTGTACAAACGGTTCAAAAGGCAGCGGTTATACTTCTCCGGCAGATGCAATACCGTCAGGAGATAATTTCGATATCGATTATGTAGCTCACGAAATGGGTCATCAATTCGGAGGAAATCACACTTTTTCTCATGCTAATGAAGGAACTGGCGTGAATATGGAACCGGGCTCTGGATCAACCATTATGGGGTATGCGGGAATTACCGCTCAGGATATTCAACCTCATTCAGATGCATTTTTCCATGCAGTGAGCATTCAGCAGATCACTAATAATATTAAAGCTAAAACCTGTCCTGTAAGTACTTCAACAGGAAATTCAATCCCAACAGCTAACGCAGGTTTAGATTATACAATTCCAAAAGGAACTCCGTTTATGCTGACAGGAACTGGAACTGATGCCAACGGAGATTCATTAACTTATGTTTGGGAGCAAATGGATAATGCTTCTTCTTCCCAAACAGGAGCAAGTTCTGCGGCAAGTGCTACAAAAGCAACAGGTCCTACTTTCAGATCTTGGACTCCAACCACTTCACCTGTAAGATATTTCCCAAGAATGGCTTCAGTTTTAACAGGAGCAACAACAACCGCAGGTTCGGAAATCACTGTGGAGGCTTTATCTAATGTAGCAAGAAGTTATAACTTCAGATTTACAGTTCGTGACAACAGAGCCGGAGGTTCAGGAAATAATTCTGATGATGCTGTTATGACAGTTAACGGAACGGCCGGACCATTCAGTGTAAGTTCTCAAAACTCAGCAACAACGTATACAGGAGGAACTTCTCAAACCGTAACATGGAACGTTGCAGGAACTACCGCCAACGGTGTGAACGCTGCAAACGTAGATATTCTTTGGTCTACCAACTCAGGAACAACATGGACTACTCTATTGGCAGGAACTCCAAACGACGGAACTCAGGCTGTAGTTATTCCAAATGCTGCAACAACAACTGGAAGAATTATGGTAAAAGGTTCAAATCATATTTTCTTTGACATAAATAATGCAAATATTACAGTAAATGCGGGTTCGGGAAGTGGTGATGTAATCGCTCCTACGGCTCCTACTTTAGCAGCTTCAGGAACTACTTCTACAAGTACAAATCTTTCTTGGTCAGGTGCAACAGATGCGGTTGGTGTTACAGGTTATGATGTGTATCAGGGAGTTTCATTGATAGGTTCTACGGCTTCAACTAGTTATACAGCGACAAGTTTAACGCCATCAACAACTTATAGTTTCTCAGTTAAAGCAAAAGATGCAGCTGGAAATATTTCAGTTGCAAGTAATTCCGTGAGCGTTACAACGTTAGCAGGAAGTTCTGTGAGCTACTGTTCAGCAACTTCAACAAATACAGCTGACGAGAGAATCGGTAATGTAAAATTCGGAACAATCAACAATACTTCTACAGGAACTGCAGGTTACGAAAACTTCACGGCTGTTTCTACCAATGTAACAAGAGGAAGTGCTTACACTGTTTCTGTAACTCCGGTTTGGACATCAACGGTTTACAGCGAAGCTTATGCAGTTTATATCGATTACAACGGTGATGGTGACTTCACAGACAGCGGAGAATTAGCTTGGTCTAAAACAGGTTCCACAACAACTCCAGTAACCGGAAGTATTACAATTCCGGCAACTGCAACGGTGGGAACCACCAGAATGAGAGTAATGATGCAGTATAATTCCGTTCCAACATCATCTTGTGGTTCATATACTTACGGACAGGTTGAAGATTATACGCTAAATATTGTTTCTTCAGGAAGAGGAGATCTATTAGATACTAAAGATTTAATGACAGACATTAAATTATATCCAAATCCTGTAAGAGATATTTTAAATGTTTCAAATACAGCTTCAGAAGATTACAAAATCTTCGATATGGGTGGAAAACTAATTAACTCAGGAAAACTTCAAAGAGGATCTGTAAATGTGAGCAGTCTTGTGAAAGGTGCTTACATGATCCAGATCGGTGAGATCTCAAAAAGATTCATCAAAAACTAA
- a CDS encoding nucleoside triphosphate pyrophosphohydrolase family protein, whose amino-acid sequence MDKIDSLNQVAEFHTTFKAPILDTPQIPSPERCNLRVELLQEELNELKQAIADNDIVEIADALCDLQYVLSGAVLEFGLGSKFVELFNEVQRSNMSKACDNEEQAQETVEFYKAKEVESFYEKSGEKFNVYRQADHKVLKNKYYSPADLKTIIEK is encoded by the coding sequence ATGGATAAAATTGACAGCCTGAACCAAGTAGCAGAATTCCACACAACTTTCAAAGCACCTATTTTAGATACACCACAAATTCCTTCCCCGGAAAGATGCAACCTTAGAGTTGAGCTTTTACAGGAAGAATTAAATGAATTGAAACAAGCGATCGCAGATAATGATATTGTAGAAATTGCAGATGCACTTTGCGATTTACAATATGTTTTGAGTGGTGCGGTATTAGAATTTGGACTTGGCAGCAAATTTGTAGAGCTATTCAACGAAGTTCAGCGTTCTAATATGTCTAAAGCTTGCGATAATGAAGAACAGGCACAGGAAACGGTTGAGTTTTATAAAGCAAAAGAAGTTGAGTCTTTCTATGAAAAATCTGGAGAAAAATTCAATGTTTACAGACAGGCAGACCATAAAGTATTGAAAAACAAATACTACTCTCCTGCCGATTTAAAAACAATTATCGAAAAATAA